TCCATTGAAATGACTGTCTTCCTGCCTTAGAGACAGCACTCACACTCCATCCTTCCcccctgatgtgtgtgtgtgtgtgtgtgtgtgtgtgtgtgtgtgtgtattaaatcATAAAGAGCATCAATAATGGGGCATGACACCAATGCTCTTTGTTTTGTAACAGCCCTGTACTATGGATTCACTGCAGTGTGTCTGGGTTTATGCATTTCGGAGGAATAAACTGAGTTAAACGAATGAGCTTTGTGCACTTTATCACAGTATTTGTCATTGTTCTGCAAGGACATCTTTCtcatgccctctctctctccctctctctctatatatatgtatatgcttGTGCTTACCATCCATACCTTTAATGGATGATGAATCTTTTAATTATATCCCTCTCGGATGACAAATTATTTGGTTATATAGCATACATTTGTTATGTCTTTGTGGATTTGATGGAGTGTTGAAATCCCTTTTATGCTATTTTGGATATCAGATGCTGCATTTTTTCTGTTCAGTTGTATTTGAATCCCTTATTTGTAATATTAATAATGGAAAGTACTGTTTGATGGTATTAAAAATGGATAATGGATTTTAAGATATCCACCTTGGAAATATGGTCCAGTCAAGTATTTATTCTGTTGTGAGGCAATGTACTAACCATAACTAAGAAATGAAACTGCTTAAATTAGACAACAAATAGGACTAAATTAACACTGAAATGACAAGCAATATGGAAAGAAATCAAAACACCTGCAATCTTTTGCTGTTTTTGTATGCCCAGGACGGTGATCCTGGTCAAACCTAGAGTTTCACTAAAATAAACAGTTGTCTGTGGTAAATTTTTGTTTGTATTCTTTGACGATACATTTAACAAATTCATGGTTTCTGAAGATATTTGTAGTTCCCTGGCCCTAAACGTAAAACAATTCGACATCTGGGCTATAATTTAATCAGGCCTTAACATATGAGGAACTTAAGGTTGGAACATCATGAAGTTGAAACTACAGCTTTCACTGTATGAAAATTCAAGTGTATTATGTAGCATGGCCTCGTCCCATTACTCGCACTTACACTCCCACCCTTCGTCTTATTTTCTCCAACATCCTGTGAGCCCTTGCTTCATGAAGGCTAAGTTTGCTAAATTTACATTATGACAGTTTATTTCTATTCATATCATACTAAAACTGAAGACCTGTATGATCACCATACAGTAGGCTACATGGAAATTACATTCAAAGAACCTTGTGTGAGTATTTGCATGGCAGGAACTGACCTAACCAAACGTTTTTAATGTCACATTAACGGAAGGAGATAACTCGTTTAGAAATACTTAATTTCCTGTCTGGTTGATTAAATGTATGTTTCAGGTGGCCTATTTAAGCCTGTCGACAGCTTCATTAATGTAAACAGCTAACAGCTCACTAGCTAGCATTGGGCATTTGCGAGGAATTCGTGTTTTTGCGTAACATTCAGGTTAAAAATATCTGGGCATCACTTTACACGCCAGGGGGAAAAAACCATTCACAAAGTTGGCAAAATACGTTAAAATGCGTTTCAGTAATGCACTGACATACAGGTGAAAGTGTGTAAGGTGAGGCGCAGTGTCCCAATTCTGCTCTGAACTCTCTCTTTTACACCCTTTTGACTCGCACTTCGACGGCATAAAAATGTGCGCTTCAAGGAGGACCTTAATAGTGTTCAGGGCGAAAATTGGAACAAGACCCATGAGTGGTCCTAATTCTACCTAAAACGATTTGCTTGCACGTAGGGCCCCCTGCCGTCGTGATGCACAATGGACCTCATACCACTTTTACGGCAATGTCGCAAAGACTTGATTTACGGTAAGCCGTCAGTGAACTGTGGTGGCGCTGGGAAAGGTTAAAGTGAATCCCAACATCACGGTAACGTTATGTTCTTGAATATTAGTACACTAGTTGCATATGTGGAAATTGTATCCGTGTTGTAATCCATTTATTCGGGTTTCGATATATCAAACTCGTTTATTTCTAGAATTTGTTTGAATACTCGTATCTGGGCCGATAGCTACCGCTAACCTAGCCGTCTACCTGTGGTGTACTGTTGAAATAGTGAGACACACAGCTAAACACTTAATAAACACAGCTAGTTAGATAAACACTTAATAAACACAGATACCTATATAATAAAGACTCAATAACGTGACCAGGGAGCGATGTGGTTGGTATATTGCAAAGACTACAAATATCAGTTTCATTTTTCAATAATCTTTAGTAGCTGGTTTATTCCTGCTCGTCAATAGGTGTCTGCTATCTAGCTTGGGATGGTTAATGTAAAACTGCTGAAACATACAGTTATTCTGCACTTACACTCACTGGCTAATATCACAGGCGCACTTCATTGGTGTACAATTACTACGATTTGTTTGCAATGCAAAATTTGTTAAGACACTGACAAAAACACCCAAGTTCTTCACTGGTCACTTTCTGATAATTCCACTTCTCAGCTTCATTGTTTATGATAAGCAATTCATAAATACTAATAAGTGGTACAAAAAATGACTTGCATAAATTAATAACATTGGTATATTGGCATCCTAATGACGTGTGAATGTACTCCACAGAACCATGCCATTTGTTGACCTTCAGTCTAAGCTGGGCATTAACTTGGACAAATGGATCCTGCTTCAGAGTGGGGAGCAGCCACACAAGCGCCCGGCCCGCTGCCACGCCTTTGAGAAGGTGTGGATAGAGTGTGGTCATGGGATCGGCCAGACGCGTGCCAAAAAGGAGTGCAAACTGGAGTACGAAGATTTCTACGAATGCATGCACCGACAGAAGACGGTAAACAAATGGTTGAGGGTTTGGTGCAGGGTTGAATTAAACGCTGTGATGAGATGTATTTCAATTGAACGtccattatttattcatttttattccCGTTAGGATATGTTAGGTGATTTGGTTGACTGTATCATCATTTCTGTCTTTGTTGTGTCTTAGCTCCAGCGATTGTATGAAATTCGAAAGCAGAGGGACAAGATGATTAAAGAGGGGTCctacacacctcctccacaccacactGGCAATGAAGAAGCTCGGCCATGAACCCTACCATGGCAGATGGAATATAGACCTTTCTCAGCAGTATACTAGCAGCACTGGCAGTGAACTTAGTGTGCTTTCCAAATTGTGTATTATACTTATTATTGTATGAACATTTCTTAAATGTTCTCCTttgaatataaataaatattgttgATTGGAATCCAGTATGCATTGAACTCTTTAAAATTCTCAAACTACAGCTAACCTAGTGAAAATGAAATATAACTGCATCTGCAATTATTTAATTTACTCTGTCTGCCCCTTGGAAGTGGACGATGCTTTTCGTTCACTAGGTGGTGCTAAGAAACCACCAATAGTTCACAATGACTTCATTATTATGGGAAAACGTTTTAATTAAACACCTTGCTTACAATGATCAGGTTGCTACTTTAAAGTTACAATAATCGTTCTGCAAAACCATCGTTTCAGTTCACTTCGAGACTTGTCACTCTCAGAtaactgattttttaaaaacctGCTTTGATTGTTTACACTAAATGTACGTAAGTGTGTATTCGGGTCATGGGGTAAAGTCTGATTATCACGAGGGTCTGATTAGATTGTGATTGCTGAGTTGTGGTGCACTTTCCGACTATTATCACTTTTAATCCATCTATTTTTATAAACAGCCAAGAGTTCACATAACGACCAGTTATAATCCGCAGAGGAAAACGAGGACAGTCGTTTTTAGGTTGAAGACTAAAACCTCCCCTCTGTTGAACTAAGACGTTGTACAGAACATGTGTTGCTTCATCACACCAGCAGAACAAGGTTCGGGTAGTCCGGATCAGTTTACGGCCGTGGCTAATGAAGAATAGTTcttaaaatatgagtttttctgtTTGAGACGGTGGACGTTCTGTAAGAAACATTAAAGCTGAGGACAAATAAAtgttaaacaaacacaaaatgcagAACATATTGAATGATGAGAGGCGACATGTTCCTTATGCTCCACCTAAACCTAAAAAAAGAGGAGAAATCACGCCTTCTGGCAGCAGCTCCGTTTGGCACTGGACTATAGTGGCGTGAAGCGCTAAATCAGCCTTTTGGGATGAAGGTGTCCTGTGATTCCTGTGCAGCAGTGAACTAGATGACAGACCTCATTAAGGTGTGTGGAGTTGGGAGGATATGAGGAGAAGCTCTTGTGAAGGAACACgaatgtgaggaagaggagggggtcggagagagagagcgggagagaagGAGCAATACGAAAGGAGGGGAGCGGACAGCCATTACCGAAGCACTCGGTACATCTGTTATTCGGTACTTTACGTATCCCGGGTCGGTGCAAACGGTCGGTTACCGTTTTACAGACCGTCCGAAGCTGGTCCCGTAAAGCCCGTACACATCAGGACGGGAATCTGCGGTGTAAACCCGTTAGTCTGTGCGGGGTTCCGGGGTCCACCGTTATCCGGTAAGCAAGTCCAAATGTCGCTCATCCCGCAGAGCTTCAGCATGCCCGGAACTGGTTGTTCGGCACTGTTctatattttattcatttattcatttttaataGACTAATGTTAATGTTCTAATTTAAGATAGGCTTGTTGTAATGTTGTATATTAAACAAGGGTGATGTTATTAAATAGCTCAGTTAAATGAAATAAACAATACAGTTCGGTTGAGCTGAAGTGTTTTGCGTTTATTAACAGTGGTTAATTCACTATGAAAGGTTCTGATGCGCAGCAGTATGTGATCCTGGCCGTGAGGAACACGTTCGCTTATTTGGACAAAGGTTTGCTCGTTGCACGAGCCCTCAGACTGACGCTCACGCGCAGACCTCTCCGTCACGTGCACGCCACAAGCCAAGCTGTCCCCTAGCTAGGATGTCTTGGTTGTATTCACGTTTTAGATGTTCATCATTTTAGTAACTATTTTACTGTGTCCACTGTAGTCTCAACTGAGACCTTTAAGAAGGGGCGTTCCTACAGGAAGCTTTTAATCTTTTGATGGTCTACTCTAGCATGCACATTTCCCTAGTAGAAAGTGTACAGCTAAACCAAAAGGACACTACTCTGTGCAGTTCCATACTTAATAAATAACTAATAGTCCTGTCTAAGCCCTATAATCTGTAAATCAAATTATATGGAAGCTTTAGAGAGCAAATTTGACAATCTAAGAACCCTATCTGTTGAATTCCCGTTGGTTACAGTGCTTATAACCTCACGCTCCACACCTTATAAAATTTCAGACTAAATATAACATCGTAGCACGCTCGAATGAATCCAATACCTTAAATGATTATGTCTCGAATGCTTCCCCTGCACTGAAATAATGCTTCACACATAGTTTTTTGTAGCTCAGTAGTCTGCTGATTCCAACGAGGACAGACTGAAAGATGAAGATTGTTAGGCATTCTCTCACCTGCTAGACCAGCTTCTCCATCATCAGCCTCTCCATAATCTGAAAATAGGCCTTCTTCTCTTCTCATAGGCCTATGAACGTCAGCATATGTGGTCTCTCATATTTCTTTTCTCAGTGTAGATTTCCCGTTATTGTGAGACTGTTATTTATTCAGTGAGCCCAAATCACCAAATGCCCACAGTACTTTGATGCTAGTTTCCCCCTTATTGTGTCCATGGGGTTCCCTTCGTCACTTGTTTCCAGTGACTGCTACAGTTCAGTGAGATAGTTTAGTCAGAGCACTACTGTTGCCCTCAGCTGAAGCTTAATATCATCAGCCTGTTTCATATTCACTACGTCCAGCCAGTGGCGGTGGACCCATGGGCCTGTGGTGCTGAGGTATGTTGTTTTGTGTAACGTAGCAGTGCTTGTGAGACGACCACCACTATTTGGAAATGCAGAGCCATTTCTACTGAGACTTTAAATAAACACGACAGCTTTCTGTCAGCATGCTGTGTGCCTTAAACTGCCACAAGCTGTCAGACGTTGTGACAAAACTATAaacaatcaaaaagaatcagTATTTTTGTAAAATTTTCTTCTTTCTCAGATTTAACAGATTTTAAAACAAAGGAAACCCATTTCTAAAAAGCTGTGTTTTTCTTTCATGTTGTGCCACTTGAGAATAATGAGACGGTATGGCTTTGAACAGAGTCTATTTATAAATGCTTGCTGCCACAGAAGTAAAACACAGGCAGCCACGAACCGGGTAGCACGCTAGCTCAGCATCCACTCTACAGAGCTTTTCTTGAGCAGTCCTGCTCCTCAAATCTCAACACAGAACTGGACATGCACACAAAATACATCCACTCTTCTGAACAAGGGGACAATAAAAATAAAGACTTAGTTCAAACTAATACTCAATCTAAATCTCTTCACAGAAGTGGTCAGTCAAGCAAGCTGACATATCAGTTTTTTGCGGAAATTATCTCGAAAGAACTAGGTCAGGAGGACTGTTGTCCAGTTTCACCAGATGCAATGAGAAGCTTGGAGTAAAGGGAATAAAGTCCACCTGCTTTGAGGTCACTGATATTGATCTTTCAGCTCACATGGTGCTCAGAGATGGACAGATCTCAAGTCAGACTCCCATGGGCCTTTTTCCTTCTTGCTGATTACAGAAGATGTCAGACCACCATTGGGCAAGCCAGCTAAAATGCTTATTGATCTGAGCCTGAGCAGCCTATATTAATAGTACTTTGATGAGTCTCTTCGATTCACATTTCTGTTGCTGCCCATCACCATTCCCCAACTCACTGGTGATAGCCTGatatccctctgtctctcttcttctcGTTACTCAGACTTTGAGAAATGATACACTGATACTCTTTGATCATATGACGATGGAGATTGTCTGGTTCTTATGTTGTAATACTATATTAGTTCAAGTTCCAGAATTAAGGATGACTTACATGAGCTGCAGGTTGTCCTCCGTGTATTGTTTATGAGAGATTATCAATTATGGAtgataaattatttaatatcgaAGTGTGTTTTTTTACCTTGATCCTGTTTCTGACTCCTTCTCCTAATCGTTCCCTACCAACCATCTCCTCATGTTCTCTTGCAGCACCCCGGCAACATGTCTTCCTCCGACGAGGAGAGCCTGAGTGAACGCTCATGCACGAGTGAGCGCTCTCTCCGTAGCGAGCGTTCAGGGGGCTCCTTATCTCCATGTCCCCACGCCACCGGCGGCTCTAAGGGGGACACCCTGCCATGGAACCTGTCTAAACACGAGAGGCGGAAGCGGAAGAGTCAGGACTCGGTGCTGGACCCCGCAGAGAGGGCCGTGGTGCGGGTGGCAGGTAGGAGCTGGCTCTACGGCGCCATCATGTGGCAGAGCAACAGGTTGACTCAGGGGGAGTGATGGAGTGACAGAATAGGACTGCACTTACAGAGTAAAAGAGTTCACAACCACTTTCCAGTCGGCCAGATCACATGTTTAGAGGAACAACAGAGAGAAGGACAAAAGCCTTTGATTTTGTATGCCCTAGAGCTAAGCCTGGAGGAAACTACACATAGGACGTGCCATGTACTATGACAAAAGGAGGCTAATTTACTGTACTTGCACAGTCATAGAGTGAAGAACGATAAAATAAGCTGTGACATTTCAGTTCTTTAAGTGTTTATTCTTTCAGATGATGTCTGGGGTAGAGTTGTATTGGATTTGCAGCTGTGTGGAATGACTAGGCCCTGTGGGAGATTAGAGGGGGGGCTGAGCTGTTCTCAGGCTTTTTTCTCTTGCATTAATTTGCTAGCTGAGTTGCTATTCCTGTTCATTTCATTACTGTTGTTAAACTGTACGTGTGTTGTGATGAACTGTGACGTCTACCCAGTGAACAAATGCAGGAAGGGAGAGCTAAGAGAGTAAGTTATTGGAGCTTTGAGTCTGGTGATGTGGTTGAAGAGGAGTACCGAGAGATGGAGGCCAAACATTAGTCACAGCTTACAAGTAAAAACAGATTTCCAGAGATTCACTGCACATTGCAACTGCTCTGTGCATTCAAGTCCTGTTGGGTTTGTTTTCCACGTCTAACGTATGTTCGTTCTGAATGTGTGCCAATGCGCACATGTTGAGTTTTATCATTAATGCTGTTTTCTGTCTTCATTGTGACAGCTACTTCTCAGTGAAAACATAATGAGCTCCGTGGGATTAAAAATGATGTGTTGTTGCTCCGGTGCTTATCGTTTATTCAAATCATTTCATTGGAATAGGAAATGCTGTACTAATTGTGGGACAGTGATTAATAAATGGTTTGATAGAACTGGAAATTGATGATCAGGCAGAATAGGCTGTAAATGTGTTCATCCTCATTAGCATCTCAGACAAGACTGTCTGCAAGACACTAAGGTATCCAGGGGCTTGCCTACATCCAtttagattttttatttttttttcaggcAACTCAAAGGGCTACTCAGCTTGGCTCCCTCCATTCCCGTGTTGCCATGGGGACGTGCACACTCTTCCAGTCCCCTAGTTTCCATGGCTATGAAGGGGAAGGAAACACAGTGGGAAGCAGAGAGGGTAAAAGGCCCAAAACAAATAGTGAAATACAGCGAGGGAgagcatttgaatttgaatttgagcTTGAGAAAAGAAGGAGCGGTTGTCGGGGGGCTGAGACGAAGGAGTGGAATGGAGTCGAGTGAaatgaaaaagaagaaaatagtGAGAGGATAAAGCATGAAAGATTGAAGGGGCTGAGAAGAAGGCCAAGGTTCAAAGTGAGAGAACTGAAGAGAAGAGTAATGATGACATTCCCAAAGAGTCAGGGTTAAAGACAGACTGGGCAAGGGAGAATACATAGATGGCTTTGAGGAAAGTGATCTGAGGGCAAATATTTCAGTGATCAAGATCGTTTATGTTAGTTTTGTACAACCCATGGACTTCATGCGACAACAGAACTGACATCGCCTGAGTTTGTCTGTTGGAGCTTGTCTCGTAGAGAATTTGCATCAAGTTTAATCTGTcaatttaaatataatttagaGAATGAATAAATTAAATGTAGAAATTGCAGTGTGACAGCCTCTGTGCCTTGCTCGTTTATAGCCGTGTGTAAATATGAGAGACTAACACCACGATAATGATGTTTCATTGCTGTCTGCCAGGCCCGGTCACAGCTGCTTCACAGAGAGGGGGAGCAACACGGCCGTGGCTTTCAAATGACTTAAACGGCCTTTACCACAGAGGCAAATCACAACTTTGTAAATACTCCAAACCTAACATATTATCCTCTCACAGAAAGCTGGACTGGACCAGAAATGCGGTGGATTTATATCCAGACCTTTTAATCCCTTATTAAAACAAAAACTCAGTGGCTGTCCTATGAAAAGTAAATCCGGGGTTCATTTACTGCACTTTCCTAACCATCATACCAGTACACTGTGTTATTCATAAGTAGTAGTATCAGCTGTGGTATTCATAAATGGCATTACACTGTCACTGGAGTTGGCATCAATTCCAAAGGATGAAGATGCGGTTAGCATTACAGTGAGCTTGATGGGCACGAACAGCTATAGAGCCAGCAGGACAGAAGGGGGTTGGATCTGACTCACCACTCCTTGTTTTGTGTAATTACCATCAACTCAGCCTCCGCTCGAACTGCTGTGTAGAATGTCTGCCTGATGGctgcagagagacagtgagccAGAAGCAATATCCGCACACTGACCCTGCTGGCCTGCTGTGACACTGCCGAGCTATGTATGGTGCGGTCCTTGTGGGTGACTCTCGTACGGTTTTGTTGCAAAGTTGCATTTGCAATAACTGCATCATGCCCTCTGACACCACTTCAGTCCATCTGCCATCCGGTTTCCCTTTGACAATTCCTGCCCGAGCTGACCCGGGCCACCGTTTGTGTTGAAGGATTTCTACAGTCAGCCCCCTTCTCTGTGAGTGACATGGGTGCAGTATTGGATATAAAAACAGAGGAGGGTTGACTCGCCTGGTCCCCAGTTAACTTAAAGTTAACTTAACTTAACTTAAAGTTAACTTTCTAGCCTGTTTTGGGCTGTTGCTTTGTTGTATTATAAAGCGTGATCTGGTCACTGAGCATACGAGATGTTTCTGAACATCTGTGTAGTGTTTTTGTAGCTGGCACCATTGTTAAAGTTATTAGCAAAGATGTTTAAGTCTCACCTTAACCTAAAACTCTATCATGTGCTACTGTGAAAACCAAGCCATTGTAATCTTGCTAGTGGACTCTTTTCAGTTGTGCCTCACTTTTTATCAGCTGTAGTGATTTCAAGACGGTGGGAGGGTGTTTTGCAGCTGTGATATGTTTTGGCCTTGGCCAGAGTTGCTTCCCTTGTATGACCTAGTTACTGAACTCAGTGAACACACCAGTCCCGTGATTCAAAAACGATAAATCATATATTGAGAAATACCCAGTCCATCCTGCTGTTAAATCTTAAGTCATGCAGCGTTATCAATTCCTCCAGTTCACTCACAGTCCATATGTATTGGTCTGTTTATTTTCTGATATTTGTCCTTGATGTCCACTTTTATGTGGCTATAAGTTTCAAAAATGCAATTTGTTTTTACATGACCATTTCCAACTTACCTTGAGCAGGCACATTTAATAGGAGGATAGGATTAAATTGTCTCTGTTTTGATTGGCTGTCCGGTGTTTGTTCAAATGAGGTTGCTCTGTGACATCAGATACATCATTTATTTCAAAATGGACTGTTGCAGCTTTGTTCACATTACCAAGCTGAAGTGACTGAAATCTGAAttttaaagttttatttatttatttatttgctttaatGTGAAACTGATTTTTTCAGGGTTGTATGGACACTTTTTAGATGAGTTTTGAGTCACTTTTATATGTGGTCCTAGATCACATGTGAACCATCAAATTATATTCTTAAATTCTATATGTGGACTGTAAGGATAGGGGGAGTGAAGGCTGTGTTTTAAAACGTGAACAATATTTACATATTATGTCAAACATCTTTATTTCAATAAAGTGAGGAAATTATGTTTATGATAGGGCCCCTTTAAGTAAAACTATTTGATGCATCAGTTCATTTGGATAACCATTACTGCAAAATACTCATGTCATGAAATATTTTTGAGGATTTGTGAGTGTTCTACGCTTTTTCTACAGTGCTGTCTGATGACATAATTCATAATCGCAGGATATTATCGCGGCCAGTCACGTATCCATGCACAAATCTTACTTGCGCATACATGGATAGCATGAATTAACCCTCCGTGGCCATTAGGTGGCGGGCTCGGCGTGGCTCCACAGAACAAAAGGCTCCCTGTTGGAGCGGGACACGTCACGATAAAGCGGGAAGTGGACGACTACTGTGCACCGCTCCTGTTTCGCCGACAGGGGGCGACAAAGCCCGAGAATCCGTGCGCGTTATCGTCGCCCATGTCATCCAGGCTTCGGCCCTGCCATAAATGTCCTGCGCTGGATGTGCCCGGCGTGGCTGAAACGGGAGGGATTGATGACAGCCTCCGCAGGAAGAATAGAGAAACCCGAGCCCCGTTTgcaagaaggggagagagggaggggtaaaACAGGGAGGCCGGGAGTCGTAGCCACAAACTGTGCCTGTAATAGAAGCGGCCATTATATTGAACTGCACGGGTCGGGGGAAAAAACGCGGAGGATATAGAGCGAGTACCGGCGAATGAAGAACGCGCCTACGGAGGAACTGAAGCCCCGGTGTCGGGAGACGGTTCCGCGGGCGCCTCGCCTCTCGTTTGGGGGAGGCACCAACCAGCCGGTCCACCGCGAGCAGCACCTCACCGTCGCCCCCGGCACTCTCGCCGGGTAGGACGTGGAAGAAAGGGCTTTAAACACGGCTGTCGCATTAAAATATGGATTTATACAACTAAACATTTTATGCGAGGGTTTTTGAGAAGTCTGTAATTAAGATAATGGTGTGAACATTTTGGACCGTTTGTGTCATTTGGAGCCGGGTCGTTAGCGTTGACAGTCAGAAATCAGCGCTCAAAAGTGGAGACGGTCTCGACCGTGTTAAACAGCGAGCTCTGTTAAACGGACCGAACACCTCCACTGCTTCATAGGTTTCACTACGCAGAATTTCAAATGTGGACGAAACTTCGTCTACGCTGGATTTAAACCCGAGCCGGACTTGACAGCTGTTCCCGCAGACCCGGGTCCGCCCTGCTGGGTCAGTGTGCCGGCGGAGAAACCGGCACCATGGCCGGCTTCACCCCGGGGCTCCTGCCCACTAATCACTCCCAGGAGAAGGAGTTCGCCAAGGCGTACGAGGATGTGCTGGAGAGGTACAAAGGTAAAGATACGTCTGAAAAACCCAGACGTGGTTGTGGTGGACCACGTAGTGTCCGTCCGGAGTGTTTATTTTGAAGTGCCGGTGCTGGTTCTGTCCGACACGGTGCTGCATGCGGCTACTGTTTATTTACATGTTTAGTTTTGCAATTGGTAACAATCAGAATGTTTATTAACTCTAAAAGCGGCGATGAACTGTAATGCCCAATATAACAACTTGGTTAAACGGCATTATTATGGAGCCTGTATCAAAAGGCACATTGATGAAGTTGTGTAGACCAGTTTAATTTCGTGTTTAGATGGAGGTCTTCAGAGCACAGACACATAACACATAAGCTTAAAAACGAGAAGAATGTCTTCACTgacgctgagagagagagagagagtgagcacgGTCAGGTGACACGCGGGGCATCTAATGCAAGCATGATGAAAAGGGTCCATCttaattattgattattataaTGAAATGTGAGTCTTGGGGGGGTTGAACGGGGTGTGATGGCGTTAGGAGGAACTGTACTGTAGCCTACTGCTGCCAGCTGGTCATTTGAAACACTACAAAATCTAGGGGTGTTTTTTGTCCATATTATATGTCCCACAAGGGTATGATTTACtactaaaataataataaccacCTAAAAGTCTGCCTAAATGAAGGCAACAAAAACAGGTCTTTAAACCTCTCAAACGATCCAGAGTTATACGGCGTAAAGGACTTCACTGCCCCTCCCTGCTTGGCCTCCTTGCTGAGTTTCTCTGAGTGAATGTACGGCCTACATTTCAACTCCACATAAGCCCACTTATTGTGTCGGTAAG
This Brachyhypopomus gauderio isolate BG-103 chromosome 6, BGAUD_0.2, whole genome shotgun sequence DNA region includes the following protein-coding sequences:
- the ndufs5 gene encoding NADH dehydrogenase [ubiquinone] iron-sulfur protein 5 isoform X1, with the protein product MHNGPHTTFTAMSQRLDLRTMPFVDLQSKLGINLDKWILLQSGEQPHKRPARCHAFEKVWIECGHGIGQTRAKKECKLEYEDFYECMHRQKTLQRLYEIRKQRDKMIKEGSYTPPPHHTGNEEARP
- the ndufs5 gene encoding NADH dehydrogenase [ubiquinone] iron-sulfur protein 5 isoform X2 → MPFVDLQSKLGINLDKWILLQSGEQPHKRPARCHAFEKVWIECGHGIGQTRAKKECKLEYEDFYECMHRQKTLQRLYEIRKQRDKMIKEGSYTPPPHHTGNEEARP
- the LOC143516854 gene encoding microtubule-actin cross-linking factor 1-like, with amino-acid sequence MSSSDEESLSERSCTSERSLRSERSGGSLSPCPHATGGSKGDTLPWNLSKHERRKRKSQDSVLDPAERAVVRVAGNSKGYSAWLPPFPCCHGDVHTLPVP